A stretch of Lactuca sativa cultivar Salinas chromosome 6, Lsat_Salinas_v11, whole genome shotgun sequence DNA encodes these proteins:
- the LOC111903818 gene encoding vacuolar-processing enzyme gives MSAFHFALLLLTLLTVKLSEATRSSLFASTKDVNSTKWAVLVAGSSGYYNYRHQADVCHAYQILKKGGLKDENIIVFMYDDIASNIMNPRPGVIINSPNGSDVYAGVPKDYTGGYVTVANFYAVLLGNASGVTGGSGKVVASKPGDKIFVFYSDHGAPGILGMPTVPHLYANDFIEVLKMKNASGTYDKMVIYIESCESGSIFEGLLPEDMNIYVTTASNANESSWGTYCPDMTPPPPPEFHTCLGDLYSISWMENSDLEDLTIETLEQQYSKVKIRTLNNNTEEGSHVMQYGTQHISKETVSTYQGSSTWNTTTNSIISLGSMGVVDQRVADLYSMWQTYEKSTGEPQEKIELLKNIKEITTHRAHLDSSVETIKGKLGDQDYGSVRPEGSVLVDDWECLKSMIRTFETHCGSLTQYGLKHSRTFANMCNNGVTKEAMDEASKATCSSFNMGQWNPATVGYSA, from the exons ATGTCTGCCTTCCATTTTGCCTTGTTACTACTAACTCTACTCACAGTGAAACTCTCAGAAGCTACCCGTAGTAGTCTGTTCGCTTCCACTAAAGATGTCAATAGCACAAAATGGGCTGTTCTCGTAGCTGGTTCAAGTGGGTACTACAACTATCGTCATCAG GCGGATGTTTGTCATGCATATCAAATACTGAAAAAGGGTGGATTGAAAGATGAAAATATAATTGTGTTCATGTACGATGACATTGCGAGTAACATAATGAACCCAAGACCCGGTGTCATTATTAACAGTCCAAACGGCTCAGATGTTTACGCTGGTGTCCCAAAG GATTACACCGGAGGATACGTGACAGTGGCCAATTTTTATGCTGTTCTTCTGGGCAATGCTTCGGGAGTGACAGGTGGAAGCGGGAAAGTTGTAGCGAGTAAACCTGGAGATAAGATCTTTGTTTTCTACTCTGATCATGGTGCTCCTGGAATTCTCG GTATGCCGACTGTGCCTCACCTATATGCGAATGATTTCATTGAAGTTTTGAAAATGAAGAACGCGAGTGGTACCTACGATAAAATG GTGATATATATCGAATCATGTGAAAGTGGAAGTATTTTTGAAGGTTTGTTGCCCGAAGATATGAATATTTATGTGACAACCGCATCGAATGCAAACGAAAGTAGTTGGGGCACATATTGTCCAGACATGACACCCCCTCCACCTCCAGAGTTCCATACATGTTTAGGTGACTTATACAGTATCTCATGGATGGAAAACAG TGACTTAGAAGACTTGACGATTGAAACCTTGGAACAACAATATTCGAAG GTAAAGATAAGGACTTTAAATAACAACACGGAAGAGGGATCACATGTGATGCAATATGGTACACAACATATAAGCAAAGAGACTGTTTCTACTTATCAAGGTTCTAGCACGTGGAACACCACTACGAATTCAATCATATCTCTAGGCTCCATGGGTGTTGTCGACCAAAGAGTTGCAGATCTTTATTCAATGTGGCAAACG TATGAGAAATCGACAGGAGAACCACAAGAGAAGATTGAACTACTCAAGAACATCAAAGAAATAACAACGCATAGGGCGCATTTGGACAGTAGTGTCGAAACGATCAAAGGCAAGTTAGGTGACCAAGACTACGGATCAGTCAGACCTGAAGGATCTGTCCTTGTGGACGATTGGGAGTGTCTTAAATCGATG ATTCGAACATTCGAGACACACTGCGGATCGTTGACACAATATGGCTTGAAACATTCAAGAACATTTGCTAACATGTGTAACAATGGTGTTACGAAGGAAGCCATGGATGAAGCTTCAAAAGCAACATGTAGTTCGTTTAACATGGGGCAATGGAATCCTGCGACTGTTGGTTACAGTGCCTAA